TATAAAATTTATTAATGTTACATACAGATAAATAGATTTAAAGTTATTATGAAGAAGAGAGATATGATTTTTGTGTGTTTGAGTTTTTCGATTTATTCATATCATTTTGAATGTATACTTTCGATAGTGATGTTGGAGAAAAATCATGAATTGTAATAAAGTCAATCAAATAGATAATATGAATGTAAACTAATATCCAGAAATTTACATTGGAACTTACAATTGAAATCCAACATACAATGCTATGAGCATTTACAACATAGTTTTGGTTAAAACCACAGCTAATCACCTCCTATGAAAAGTAGCCATAGGAGGTGATCGTATGAACGAAGAAAATATTGTTTTATGTGGAGCTGCTGTTGAACAAGCTTTAATTTATTCAACACTGTCATCTATTTTTTCGTTCACCTTTATTAACAGGTCCAACAGGAGAAACAGGAACCTCTATAACAAACACTGGTATTTAGACTTATTAATTATTTCACTTAGTTTAGTTCAGACTGCTATACCTAAAGCAAATCTTAATTTTAGAAAGGAACGCTTTATTTTATAAATATCGAAGATTATTTGGAGTGAATCTAGGTTCTTTATATATTATTAAATAGGTTTATATCTGTTACATAAGGACTTGCGCTTTATATTTATTTTTGCTTTTTAGGTTTTTTTCTTATACTTATTAGTTTACTAATTAATAAGTTATAGGGTGTAAGTGGGTGAAAGATAAGGTTGGTGTAAAAATGAGAGAATTTAAAAGAAACTGCAAGCACGAGGATAGGTGTGATCGTTTTCTTCCCCCTGTACCTCCAATTGAAGTTGGACCAACAGGACCGACAGGACCAACAGGGCCAACAGGACCAACAGGACCAACAGGACCAACTGCAGTAGCGTGTTGCCCATGTACAAACGTTCTTGACAACCCTGGATTTGACGTACCTGGAGTGACAGGTGGTGATGCTGTACCAGGATGGGTTCAAACAGGACCCGTTTCAGAAGTAGGTGACCCTTTTGCTCATAGTGGTCGTTTTCTTCCAAGTGGTATATTTAGTCGTTTAGCTGCATCTATTGAACCTGGCGGAAGTTTGACTCAACTTGTTGATGTTGATGCAGGATGTTGTTTTACCCTTTCGTTTGCTGCGGATGTAAGAGATGGAGCAGAACTTATCGCTGCTGTATCGTTTCCACAACTCGTTGGACATGGATGTCCTCCTGCCTCTACAACGCTTGGACCACTAAACATCCCGCATATTGTACCATCTCAGAATCAACCGCAATCTGTTTTCCAACATTATACGCTTGTTGTATGTATACCTGATGGTGTAACAGCAGCATGTATTTCGTTCCAAAATACAGCAACAGGCGGAGTAGGTGCAACAGCTTTTGTAGATAATGTTGTATTCCAACCTACCGGTGGACCTTGTACTTCATGTTCACAAAATTTTTAATGTATTGATGTATTTGCAGTTTTTAGTATAAAAAAGAGAAGGATTATAAAAATCTTTCTCTTTTTTATTTATAAACTATTTCTTAAAAAAACTGTTCTATAAAATATTTAGTTTCACTAATATTGCTAATAAAAGTTGGATAAGAATTTGAACATTTACTGCTATATCTGTATCAGTAGTCGTAACGGTAACATTTCTAGAATTGTTAATAAAGGTTTTTTGTCTATTAATTTGTTTAACAGATGATTTTTGTAACAATTCTTGAGTTACTCGATCAGCTTTCTCACTATCTGCTATAGAAATACTTAAAATAACTACAATTGCAGCTTGTAACGCTGCTTGAATAGATAATGCTGCCTTTGTATCTGTAGTAGTAACTTGTACATCTGCTGAATCAACAATTGATATATATTCTTCAGAAATTTGATAAGTTTTACTTTCCTGTGCAGCTGCTTCTGAAACGTTAGCATCATTAAAAGATGGATGACAATTAGAAGAATCTAATGCACTCCACTGTTTGTTTCTCTTTGCACTCCATGCATTTCCCATAAAATCGCTCCTTTTAGTCTAAAAAATTATTAATTTGAGATTGGATTTCCGAAACTATACTTTTAATTTGTTGTTTTTTTTCTGGCGATAAATTTTTAAATTTATCTTCTTTTATTTCATGTCTCTTTAAAATATCTGAGAGTAAAAGATCTAATAGTACACTTTTTTGATCCTTATCAAATTTAAAAGAAGATAGTTTGTTTAAATCATCCATTTTAGTTATCAACTCCTAAAAATTAAGATGTATAGTAAAGTTTTATAGATTCACTAATAGCATATGAAAATATTTATAAAAGTTATGGACAAACCTTAAAAAAATTAAAATGTTGAAGTTGGTCAATCGAAACGGACCTAGCGAAGCAAAGGGAGTATTTGACTTGACCAACTGCACTATACCCAAACCCTCTTGGCATTGAACAAACTACTGTTTGTTCCTGCCAACCGGCGAGGGAGTCCCTCAAGGATTGAGGGGTTGGGGAGTTCGATTGATGGGGTCAAGGGGAAGGGTTCCCCTTGTAGGTTCGGACAAAGTCCGAGTTTTTTTCCATGCTTTGCATGGATCGGCGAAGCCGAAAAGCGTCGCAGACCCCTATCGATTTTGATACGTTAGTGTCAAAATAAGTATAGGGTTACGTCAATTGACACAATTTCGTCGCCTTGCTAGACTTATTGTATCAATTAATCTAGGGGAAGTGGTGGCACTTTATGTTGGGTTCTATCTCATTTAATCAATCTCATCAAAGTTCATTAAGCCATAATAACAGAGAAAATATTTATGGGAATCCTAGCATTGATCCAGCTAGGTTACATGAGAATATTTATTTTGTTCAAAAAGACATCCGAATTGTATACAAGGATGTTTTTCAAAAAGCCGTGGACAAGTATAATGAGAAACAAAAACGGAATGATCGTAAAATTGATGACTATTATAACAAAGTACATAAAGATGATAAGACACATGAGCAAAGAGAATTAGTTGTGGCGATTGGGGAAGGTAAAGACGACTCGAAATATAGGGAAGCCAAAAAGGAAGCGTTAAAACGGTATGCAGAAGCGTTTCAAGAGCGAAATCCCAATCTAGCAGTTTATAACATGGTTTTACATGATGATGAAGCCAATCCGCATTTACATATTAACTATGTACCGAATTTTGAAAGTAGTCGAGGATTAACGAGGCGTGTCGGAATGGATAGAGCCTTGCAACAACAAGGTGTCGAAGGAACGGGAAGAAAGTTAATTGCGCATTGGAGAGAAACAGAAACGGCTTATATCGAGCAATTGGCTAAAGAATATATTCCGAATTTTGAACGTGCTAATGTAGGTTCACATAAGTACATGAAAGTTCGTCAATACAAAGAGTATGCAGAAGCAAAGTCAACTATTGAAAACCAAGTAGAAGAAAAAGAAACACACTTACAAACGATTGACGATTATTTAAAAAACGTTGAAGAAAAAACAAACGAATTAGAAGTAACGAAAACGAGTTTGGAAAGTGATGTCGTTGATACGTACAAAGAATTAGAGATAGTAAAGCAACAAGTAGAGAGTGAAAATGAAAAGCTGCAGTTAATTGGTCAGCGTCATATAGAGCTAGAAAAAAGAGTAGAACAAATGCAAAAAGAATTAGATAGTGCTACGGATCAAGTACCAAATGAACCTGTTAAAATTCCATTTTTACGTAAAGAAGTAGTAGTAGAAGTGCAGGATAAAATGTTTGGAAAAGCTGAAATCACGAAGAAACAGACAAGAAATTATGTGTTATCACCAGAACAATATCAAGAATTAACAAAGCAAGTGAATGCAGCGGTTACTATCAAAAAGGATTATGAGCGTTTGAAAAAGACAGATTTTGTGAAAGAGAATGAGAGTTTAAAAGTGCATGCAGAGGGCTGGATGAAAGAAAATCGAACGTTGA
This is a stretch of genomic DNA from Bacillus basilensis. It encodes these proteins:
- a CDS encoding plasmid recombination protein; translated protein: MLGSISFNQSHQSSLSHNNRENIYGNPSIDPARLHENIYFVQKDIRIVYKDVFQKAVDKYNEKQKRNDRKIDDYYNKVHKDDKTHEQRELVVAIGEGKDDSKYREAKKEALKRYAEAFQERNPNLAVYNMVLHDDEANPHLHINYVPNFESSRGLTRRVGMDRALQQQGVEGTGRKLIAHWRETETAYIEQLAKEYIPNFERANVGSHKYMKVRQYKEYAEAKSTIENQVEEKETHLQTIDDYLKNVEEKTNELEVTKTSLESDVVDTYKELEIVKQQVESENEKLQLIGQRHIELEKRVEQMQKELDSATDQVPNEPVKIPFLRKEVVVEVQDKMFGKAEITKKQTRNYVLSPEQYQELTKQVNAAVTIKKDYERLKKTDFVKENESLKVHAEGWMKENRTLKQEKSKLQKEVGLLNREISSLKAHIKGLQTNIRVLYIQTKKVLKEQFKVLRGIVKNELDSKGVDNQFEREHKREISRHRDFDRER
- a CDS encoding collagen-like protein; protein product: MREFKRNCKHEDRCDRFLPPVPPIEVGPTGPTGPTGPTGPTGPTGPTAVACCPCTNVLDNPGFDVPGVTGGDAVPGWVQTGPVSEVGDPFAHSGRFLPSGIFSRLAASIEPGGSLTQLVDVDAGCCFTLSFAADVRDGAELIAAVSFPQLVGHGCPPASTTLGPLNIPHIVPSQNQPQSVFQHYTLVVCIPDGVTAACISFQNTATGGVGATAFVDNVVFQPTGGPCTSCSQNF
- a CDS encoding spore coat protein; translation: MGNAWSAKRNKQWSALDSSNCHPSFNDANVSEAAAQESKTYQISEEYISIVDSADVQVTTTDTKAALSIQAALQAAIVVILSISIADSEKADRVTQELLQKSSVKQINRQKTFINNSRNVTVTTTDTDIAVNVQILIQLLLAILVKLNIL